The proteins below come from a single Armatimonadota bacterium genomic window:
- a CDS encoding HIT domain-containing protein, whose amino-acid sequence MASIFTKILNREIPATFVYEDEHVFAIKDIAPQAPVHLIIITKSEIPGLADVPEQGDHLAILNAAKIIAEQQGLTNGYRLVINQGSDGSQSVPHLHAHLLGGRQMAWPPG is encoded by the coding sequence ATGGCGTCGATCTTCACGAAGATTCTGAACCGCGAGATTCCGGCTACTTTCGTCTATGAGGACGAGCATGTTTTTGCGATCAAGGACATTGCGCCGCAGGCTCCGGTTCACCTGATTATCATTACCAAGAGCGAGATTCCGGGGTTGGCGGACGTGCCGGAGCAGGGGGATCATCTGGCGATTTTGAACGCGGCGAAGATCATCGCTGAACAGCAGGGTCTGACGAACGGGTATCGGTTGGTGATCAATCAAGGATCGGACGGCTCGCAGAGCGTGCCGCATCTGCATGCGCATTTGTTGGGTGGGCGACAGATGGCTTGGCCGCCAGGGTAA
- the lpxK gene encoding tetraacyldisaccharide 4'-kinase has protein sequence MTIHDVWYGDSMAARTVRILLYPLSLLYAGGWQIYLLIYRLGIKTAQKPQKKILCIGNLVAGGTGKTPTVVFIANLLQELGYTVVIGCSGYGSPRAEDASAAPEGPLDPAEWGDEPAEIRELLPDIPLIVGRARVIAAKICAKRYPDAVLLMDDGFQHMPLAKDRSIILDPPTSNTLTFPAGPYRESRASGRRRASLVVPSDEWRFEFSPIRFTTAAGTAIPAPPKARVLTAVGRPDNVQRNLQSAGVEIVEFIALPDHDKLEFDLAQRPQDVPWIVTRKDWVKLRSRCTNDSNVVLAERQASIEPSEELKKWLKIVLG, from the coding sequence GTGACGATTCACGACGTTTGGTACGGAGATTCGATGGCGGCGCGGACCGTCCGCATCCTGCTGTACCCCCTCAGCCTGCTCTATGCCGGCGGATGGCAGATTTACCTCCTCATCTATCGCCTCGGAATCAAGACCGCCCAAAAGCCACAAAAGAAAATCCTTTGCATCGGCAACCTCGTCGCCGGAGGCACCGGTAAAACCCCAACCGTCGTCTTCATTGCCAACCTCCTACAAGAGCTCGGCTACACCGTCGTCATCGGCTGTAGCGGCTACGGTTCGCCCCGAGCCGAAGACGCCTCTGCCGCTCCCGAAGGCCCCCTAGACCCCGCTGAATGGGGCGACGAACCCGCCGAGATTCGCGAACTCTTGCCAGATATCCCGCTGATCGTCGGTCGCGCCCGCGTCATCGCAGCCAAAATCTGCGCCAAGCGCTACCCCGATGCCGTCCTCTTGATGGACGACGGCTTCCAGCATATGCCCCTCGCCAAGGACCGCTCGATCATCCTCGATCCGCCCACTTCCAATACCCTGACCTTTCCTGCCGGGCCCTACCGCGAATCACGCGCCAGCGGACGTCGACGCGCCAGCCTCGTCGTCCCCTCCGACGAATGGCGATTCGAATTCTCGCCCATCCGCTTCACCACCGCCGCCGGAACCGCTATTCCCGCCCCACCGAAAGCCCGAGTCCTCACCGCTGTCGGCCGACCCGATAACGTTCAGCGCAACCTCCAATCCGCCGGGGTCGAAATCGTCGAGTTCATCGCCCTTCCCGACCACGACAAGCTGGAATTCGACCTCGCCCAGCGGCCGCAGGACGTTCCCTGGATCGTCACTCGCAAGGATTGGGTCAAGCTTCGCTCACGTTGCACCAACGACTCAAACGTCGTCCTCGCCGAACGCCAAGCGTCCATCGAGCCGTCAGAAGAGTTGAAGAAATGGCTCAAAATAGTGTTGGGATGA